The Candidatus Thorarchaeota archaeon genome segment AGAACCATGGGTTGACCTAACCGAACTCCTACACCTTGGCGTTCGAGTTTCTCGATGCTAATTTCAACATGTAATTCACCGGCTCCCGAAAGGAGCATCTCGCCTGTCTCAGGATTCACCTCGAATTCCAGTGCGGGATCAGTTTCAACAAATTCTCTGATGGGTTCCTTGATTTCACTCAGTTGAGACAGAATCTTTGGTTCTATCGTATACGTCACCACAGGCTCAGTAGGATATCGAAGTTCGCTAATTGGCTGGGCATCTTCATAACCTGGCTCGACCAATGTGTCTCCAATGGAAAGTGGTTCTATGCCCGTCAGGAACGCGAGATTTCCAGCTGGAATTTCATCCAGTCCTACGCGTGTTTTTGACATCAGAAGCCCGGTACGGAGCGTTTTCTGGGTGTCGCCAGTGCGCAAGTTGGTCAATTCCTGTCGACTTCTCAAGACCCCTGAAAAAATCCGCACCACTGCAATAAGACCAGCATGTCTATCCCTCTGAGTATTGCTCACTACCAAAATGCAGGGCCCATCCTTATTGCACTCGTACAGACTCTTGCCATATTCGGTGTCTGATTGACCTCCCCAGATTCGAGGCATTCTCTCTTTCTGTGCCTCCTTTGGATTTGGTACGATTTGAACAACTGAATCAAGGGTGGTTTCTGCAACTGGATACCTCTTAGATAACTCATCTTCGTTTTCGTTTCTGTATGCCTCTACGATTTCCTTGAGAAGTTCAAGAAACGTTTCTTGCATGGTTTCTTTGTCTGCCGATTCACCAGCTCGACTTCGTAGGACTTCTATGCCAATACCCCATTTGTCCAGGGCAGACCCCACACAAAGAGAATTTCGAGCAAAAGAAACCTGCCATTTTTCCAGCAGGTCATCATCGATGTATTTACCAAGCATTCCGTTGAATTCCATGACAACTCGCTTGATTTGCTCAGCTACTTGTTCTGCATTCAACTTGCGTTCGGTAATCAATCGGTCAATCTTATTGAGAAAAAGCATCGGTCGAACTGCTTCCTCAATAGCCTGCCTTGTCACAGTTTCCGTTTGAACCATTACTCCCTCGATGACGTCAACTACCACAATTGCCCCATCTGTGAGTCTAAGGCCTCTGGTAACATGGCTTGAGAAGTCAATGTGACCTGGAGTATCTACTAAATGGATTAGATACTCTCGGTCTTCTCTGTCATGAATGAGCGAGATTCCTGACGACTTAATGGTTATACCCCGCTCCTGCTCAATCATATCATAATCTAGCAGTTTTGCAGAGGCAGCTACATCTTTGGAGAGAAGACCAGATGCGGCAATAAGCGAATCTGTGAGGGTTGTCTTTCCATGGTCAATATGTGCGATTACAGTACAGTTTCTAATATTCTCTATATTATTGACCAGTGGAGAAACTCTTTCCTCGACAAATCTCTTGTATAGGTGAGACAATTGCGACTACCTAACCTTCAGGGCATAATCAGATGCTGAAATGATGGTTTCTTGATTGCACTCGGCGCACCGGAAGACGACTTCATCAGCGTTCTTCTCTATTTCATCATGGAGCGGCTGACCACAGATACAGACGAATCCGACTAAGCGTCCTGGATTCCCCATCACCAATCCGTGAGCTGGAACATCTTTCGTAACGACAGAGCCACTCCCAATCATACAATACTCGCCTAGTACAGTATTACAGATAATGACAGCATTAGCTCCAATTGAAGCACCCTCCTTGACAAGTGTTTCGCAAACTTCCCATGATTCGCTGAATGCGCGCGGATACAAATCATTGGTGAATACCATGTGTGGCCCACAGAAAACATCATCTTCTATTTTAACGCCATTGTAAACAGACACGCCGTTCTGAATCTTGACATTGTCGCCTATCTCAACATCTGCGTCGATGTATACTCCCTTCCCAAGATTACAGGATTTTCCAAGCTTGGCCGTTCCACGAACATGAGCGAAGTGCCATATCTTGGTACCTTCGCCAATGTCTGCTCCATCGTCTACAACCGCTAGTGGGTGCGCATAGTACTCTTCTGTCATTTCGCTCATCTCAAAACTCGAGAATTTCAAGAGTTAACTCTTACTCTTTGCTTCTCGATTGAATCCATAGATTCCCTTTGTAAGCTGATGTCTTAGGGCAGCCAACGCATCTTTCAATTCTGTATCGTTTACATTCCGAACAATGTCTTCCACAGGGTGATTTCTCACCATCGCCCAGGTCAGGGGCAAGATCGATAGGCAAATACTCTGGCATGATTGGTGCATTTCCAAGCCATGTTTCGGTATTTCGTATCCCCTCCTCTGTCGCCATACTGCATGTTCCGACCATGGATTCCATACTCCAGGTATCTTCTGCAATCATTACCGCAAACAGGTTGTATCTGCCTGTCACGGGTGCAAGCATCAACAACCTCGGACAGTCCCCATATTTCTCGGCTATTCCATCAGCAATCTCCATATTTCGAGTTTCCAGTCCCATGAAGACAATCTTGATGTCAAGTGATTCCGC includes the following:
- a CDS encoding GTP-binding protein, whose product is MSHLYKRFVEERVSPLVNNIENIRNCTVIAHIDHGKTTLTDSLIAASGLLSKDVAASAKLLDYDMIEQERGITIKSSGISLIHDREDREYLIHLVDTPGHIDFSSHVTRGLRLTDGAIVVVDVIEGVMVQTETVTRQAIEEAVRPMLFLNKIDRLITERKLNAEQVAEQIKRVVMEFNGMLGKYIDDDLLEKWQVSFARNSLCVGSALDKWGIGIEVLRSRAGESADKETMQETFLELLKEIVEAYRNENEDELSKRYPVAETTLDSVVQIVPNPKEAQKERMPRIWGGQSDTEYGKSLYECNKDGPCILVVSNTQRDRHAGLIAVVRIFSGVLRSRQELTNLRTGDTQKTLRTGLLMSKTRVGLDEIPAGNLAFLTGIEPLSIGDTLVEPGYEDAQPISELRYPTEPVVTYTIEPKILSQLSEIKEPIREFVETDPALEFEVNPETGEMLLSGAGELHVEISIEKLERQGVGVRLGQPMVLLKEQLTEDGKPESAGGGESSSFTVQAKLLQECGRPDIEGEILDGNPQSMCYLVNQTKKIEPHTEEAEWVIEAFRTVKQSGPVQGERMRHLLVVIREAEIRFEKPETSWRDITQPMIQAMRKSIMSDEPVVFEPWLHLEIMAPEDYVGTLSKILAKRKGEILEMESERHLYKIEAEIPVRESFGLADEMRTTTSGWATWGAESGEYRRI
- a CDS encoding Lrp/AsnC family transcriptional regulator, translating into KELIHILQQDGRKSLTDIGKELGMSHVAIGKRLNKLREEETVEISAGVKAESLDIKIVFMGLETRNMEIADGIAEKYGDCPRLLMLAPVTGRYNLFAVMIAEDTWSMESMVGTCSMATEEGIRNTETWLGNAPIMPEYLPIDLAPDLGDGEKSPCGRHCSECKRYRIERCVGCPKTSAYKGNLWIQSRSKE
- a CDS encoding N-acetyltransferase; amino-acid sequence: MSEMTEEYYAHPLAVVDDGADIGEGTKIWHFAHVRGTAKLGKSCNLGKGVYIDADVEIGDNVKIQNGVSVYNGVKIEDDVFCGPHMVFTNDLYPRAFSESWEVCETLVKEGASIGANAVIICNTVLGEYCMIGSGSVVTKDVPAHGLVMGNPGRLVGFVCICGQPLHDEIEKNADEVVFRCAECNQETIISASDYALKVR